The following proteins are co-located in the Halococcus agarilyticus genome:
- a CDS encoding ABC transporter substrate-binding protein yields MVESDLNAIDTVTRRKLLTLTASGSAFALAGCSGGGSGGTPSDGASNESDTAASNDTDIGGSSEMVDRSLVIGGQRSSDKQQFNPFNPNAQTQFVFTVFYQPLAKYLPNQEFAPMLASEWNIGSDKTTISLRKQSWANGDPVTSTDLVTRLKLGKYFGHPVWDSIESVQETGDRSVELSHVSGSINEDVFRMNLLGMRMSTPERMYGEYLESLEDASSDSEVESAKGELVSWTLKEPPSCGPVKFESASSAGITTPVREGGHPAVDKLNFPTVEWQMVSGHQGGVADLINHKIDVFHGLVTEKIEQRFPDWVTLVRYPVYNGLCLDFNHTNEVLAKREVRQAIAHLVNRTNGTQNMSKIMYSAVKAPHGLPGTLSGTPKQWLGDTLDQLTQYGYDSSNESKAESLLQEAGLQKQNGRWRKENGEKFTLTVRAPTDWSWVRMGQTISDTLDSFGINVDYQPKESSVLYGQFHSQGKWDLITGNWGGDLPHPASSLPTVIANNNEVLQKNAAIPTSVDVPMPVGDTEGSLETVDIQKHLSTISTSTGQEAKDAVKKVTWAINQGLPAMPMNEKLDQRSYDSTEWAMPKKADPRMSVNFPVEFMLDRGIIKAKE; encoded by the coding sequence ATGGTAGAGAGTGACTTGAATGCGATCGATACCGTGACGAGGCGAAAGCTACTGACACTGACTGCCTCGGGGAGCGCATTTGCGCTCGCCGGGTGTAGCGGGGGCGGTTCCGGTGGAACGCCCTCGGACGGGGCGAGCAACGAATCGGACACCGCCGCGAGTAACGATACCGATATCGGCGGGTCGAGCGAGATGGTCGATCGGTCGCTCGTCATCGGCGGGCAACGGTCGAGCGACAAGCAACAATTCAATCCGTTCAATCCCAACGCGCAGACGCAGTTTGTCTTCACTGTGTTCTACCAGCCGCTGGCGAAGTACCTGCCCAACCAGGAGTTCGCGCCGATGCTGGCCTCCGAGTGGAACATCGGTAGCGACAAGACGACAATCTCGCTCCGGAAGCAGTCATGGGCGAATGGCGACCCGGTGACCAGTACCGACCTGGTGACGCGACTCAAATTGGGCAAGTACTTCGGCCATCCGGTCTGGGATTCGATCGAGTCGGTTCAGGAGACGGGCGACAGGAGTGTCGAACTCTCGCACGTCTCGGGAAGCATCAACGAGGATGTCTTCAGGATGAACCTCCTAGGCATGCGGATGAGCACACCTGAACGCATGTACGGCGAGTACCTCGAGAGCCTCGAGGACGCGTCGTCGGACAGCGAGGTCGAGTCCGCGAAGGGCGAACTCGTCAGTTGGACGCTGAAGGAACCCCCGTCGTGCGGCCCGGTCAAATTCGAGTCGGCGTCGTCCGCGGGCATCACAACCCCTGTTCGGGAGGGCGGACATCCGGCTGTGGACAAACTCAACTTCCCCACCGTTGAGTGGCAGATGGTGAGTGGCCATCAAGGCGGTGTCGCCGACCTCATCAACCACAAGATCGATGTCTTCCACGGACTAGTGACCGAAAAGATCGAACAGCGGTTCCCGGACTGGGTCACACTGGTTCGCTATCCTGTGTACAACGGGCTGTGTCTGGACTTCAACCACACGAACGAAGTCCTGGCAAAGCGCGAGGTCCGACAGGCCATCGCGCATCTCGTGAACCGGACGAACGGGACACAGAACATGTCTAAGATCATGTATTCGGCGGTTAAAGCCCCGCACGGGCTTCCTGGAACGCTCTCCGGGACGCCCAAACAGTGGCTCGGTGACACCCTCGACCAACTCACCCAATATGGGTACGATAGCTCGAACGAGTCGAAAGCCGAGTCCCTGCTGCAGGAAGCCGGCTTACAGAAACAGAACGGTCGGTGGCGCAAGGAGAACGGCGAGAAATTCACCCTGACGGTGCGCGCGCCCACAGACTGGTCGTGGGTCCGGATGGGCCAGACGATCTCCGATACGCTCGACAGCTTCGGCATCAATGTCGACTACCAGCCCAAGGAGTCGTCCGTCCTGTACGGCCAGTTCCACTCGCAGGGGAAGTGGGACCTCATCACCGGGAACTGGGGTGGGGATCTCCCCCACCCGGCGTCGAGCCTCCCGACCGTCATCGCGAACAACAACGAGGTTCTCCAGAAGAACGCTGCGATTCCGACGTCGGTGGACGTCCCGATGCCGGTCGGGGACACAGAGGGCAGCCTCGAAACCGTCGACATCCAGAAACATCTTTCGACCATCTCGACGAGTACCGGACAGGAAGCGAAGGACGCAGTCAAGAAGGTCACGTGGGCGATTAACCAGGGGCTTCCCGCAATGCCGATGAACGAAAAGCTCGACCAGCGCTCGTACGATTCGACCGAATGGGCGATGCCGAAGAAGGCCGACCCGCGGATGTCGGTCAATTTCCCGGTCGAATTCATGCTAGACCGCGGCATCATCAAGGCCAAAGAGTAA
- a CDS encoding mandelate racemase/muconate lactonizing enzyme family protein gives MSELVITDVTTHIVACPTRPWVFVRVETDQGIHGIGEAMAHRKPQTVAMAIEEMSERYVIGEDPFATEDLFFRMYRDEWFSKNVVNTTCISAIDAACWDIKGKYLDMPVYELLGGSVQGDSLLGYANGWLTGSNGNPAEFAEAAEQVVDDGYQAMKFDPFGSAWERMTRDAFNNAIDTVAAVREAVGPDIDLLIEGHGRFTPGMAIDVAEKLAPYDPTFFEEPTPADSLSGLRRVSEKSSVPIATGERAMTKYDVRDLLTETNVDFIQTDLANTGGITEGKKIASMAEAEHVTFAPHNSQGPVCTAMCVHVCATTTNFLFQETFEDYDVDWKTELLENPLEITDGEIVLPTEPGLGVELDMDVVREHDYERHADRVDMVNPFEDGWEDRSLVND, from the coding sequence ATGTCAGAACTAGTCATTACAGACGTTACGACACATATCGTCGCCTGCCCGACCAGACCCTGGGTGTTCGTGCGCGTCGAGACAGACCAAGGAATCCACGGGATCGGTGAGGCGATGGCCCACCGGAAACCACAGACCGTCGCCATGGCTATCGAGGAGATGAGCGAGCGATACGTCATCGGCGAAGACCCGTTCGCCACGGAAGATCTGTTCTTCCGCATGTACCGGGACGAATGGTTCTCGAAGAACGTGGTAAACACGACGTGCATCAGCGCCATCGACGCTGCCTGCTGGGATATCAAGGGAAAGTACCTCGACATGCCCGTCTACGAACTGTTGGGGGGGTCGGTGCAGGGCGATTCGCTCCTTGGGTACGCCAACGGCTGGTTGACGGGCTCCAACGGGAACCCGGCCGAGTTCGCCGAGGCGGCGGAACAGGTCGTCGACGACGGCTATCAGGCGATGAAATTCGACCCGTTCGGATCGGCTTGGGAACGCATGACGCGCGACGCGTTTAACAACGCGATCGACACGGTCGCCGCGGTCCGCGAGGCGGTCGGCCCCGACATCGACCTCTTGATTGAGGGACACGGGCGGTTCACGCCGGGGATGGCCATCGATGTAGCCGAGAAGCTGGCGCCGTACGACCCAACCTTCTTTGAGGAGCCGACGCCCGCCGACTCCCTCTCCGGCCTCCGGCGCGTTTCCGAGAAGTCATCTGTACCCATCGCGACCGGCGAGCGCGCCATGACCAAGTACGACGTGCGGGACCTCCTCACCGAGACAAACGTCGACTTCATCCAGACCGACCTCGCCAACACGGGCGGGATCACGGAGGGCAAGAAAATCGCGTCGATGGCTGAAGCCGAACACGTCACGTTCGCGCCGCACAATTCCCAGGGCCCGGTCTGTACGGCCATGTGCGTCCACGTCTGTGCGACCACCACGAACTTCCTCTTCCAAGAGACGTTCGAAGATTACGATGTCGACTGGAAGACGGAGTTACTTGAGAATCCGCTCGAGATCACGGACGGAGAGATCGTCCTGCCGACCGAACCGGGGCTCGGCGTCGAACTCGACATGGATGTCGTCCGCGAGCACGACTACGAGAGGCACGCCGATCGCGTCGACATGGTGAACCCGTTCGAAGACGGCTGGGAAGACCGGTCGCTCGTGAACGACTGA
- a CDS encoding zinc-dependent alcohol dehydrogenase: protein MQTRAAVMNAPGDVAVRTLDVPADDADLMIDVTDCGICGTDVHMYDGELDIDFPVIPGHEFVGVVTSRSDDGVTDARGRSVHESDPVTVVPGVSCGECWYCEQVRARPTTCVDRMRYGFTNVDQPPFVGGLSQRLPVCPGSRFYRLPDSLDPGLGLLAEPLSVATHALERAESPDVSWAKEGLDLGQTVAVHGVGPIGLLCVFTAAVHGAGRVVAIDLDKARLELAQAFGATDIVAAAGLSTDAVVRKVESVTDSGVGPDVVVETAGVPATLKQDLRMVRRGGTIVDLGTLGGETVDLDYPQIVRKQLDVRGSYAYPPSQFETALSLLDDYADDYPFADLLSVHVDLDDIETAYDAQASGDALRAVVHPNR, encoded by the coding sequence ATGCAAACGCGAGCAGCTGTTATGAACGCACCCGGTGACGTCGCTGTGCGCACCCTCGATGTCCCGGCAGATGACGCCGATCTGATGATCGATGTCACCGACTGCGGTATCTGCGGGACGGATGTCCACATGTACGACGGTGAACTTGACATCGACTTTCCGGTTATTCCCGGACACGAATTCGTCGGTGTCGTGACCTCCCGTTCGGACGACGGCGTGACCGATGCCCGCGGTCGGTCGGTCCACGAGAGCGACCCGGTGACGGTCGTACCGGGCGTTTCTTGCGGCGAGTGCTGGTACTGCGAGCAGGTCCGCGCGCGCCCGACGACCTGCGTGGACCGGATGCGGTATGGATTCACCAACGTCGACCAGCCTCCGTTCGTTGGTGGACTGAGCCAGCGACTGCCTGTATGTCCCGGCTCTCGCTTCTACCGCCTCCCGGACTCGCTGGACCCCGGTCTCGGACTCCTCGCGGAACCACTGTCCGTCGCGACCCACGCGTTGGAACGCGCGGAGAGTCCCGACGTCTCTTGGGCTAAGGAAGGTCTGGACCTCGGCCAGACGGTCGCGGTCCACGGCGTCGGGCCGATCGGGCTCCTCTGCGTGTTCACGGCCGCGGTTCACGGTGCTGGTCGCGTCGTCGCCATCGACCTCGACAAAGCACGACTCGAACTCGCACAAGCCTTTGGCGCGACGGATATCGTCGCCGCCGCTGGGTTATCGACGGATGCGGTCGTTCGCAAGGTCGAATCGGTCACCGATTCGGGCGTCGGTCCCGACGTCGTCGTCGAGACCGCCGGCGTTCCGGCGACCCTTAAGCAGGACCTTCGGATGGTCCGGCGCGGCGGAACGATCGTCGACCTCGGCACACTCGGAGGCGAGACGGTCGACCTTGACTACCCGCAGATCGTGCGCAAGCAACTCGATGTCCGAGGGAGCTACGCCTACCCGCCGTCACAGTTCGAAACCGCGCTCTCGCTCCTTGACGATTACGCCGATGATTATCCGTTCGCGGACCTGCTATCGGTCCACGTCGACCTGGACGACATCGAAACGGCGTACGATGCGCAGGCATCGGGTGATGCCCTTCGGGCCGTGGTGCATCCAAATCGGTGA
- a CDS encoding aldo/keto reductase, with translation MTINIGSIGLGTWRNTYPGRCEQSIATAIDMGYTHVDTARAYGNESYVGEALRCSSVPRSDVTVATKVHPENLGYDDVYESVDRSLSELGIGTIDLLYVHWPALTYDPDETWEAFDDLWKDDRIEAAGVSNFTPDLVDEAMEIAEVPIVANQVEMHPLFQQHDLVEHAQERGISLVAFSPIARSRVFEFDQLIDIAGSHDASVAQVSLAWLHAMDGVVPIPMADIEIHQRENYESLDLKLDDEEIETIESMSLQRRIVSPEYAPWRE, from the coding sequence ATGACCATCAACATCGGATCGATCGGACTGGGGACCTGGCGGAACACCTATCCAGGACGGTGTGAGCAGAGTATCGCTACGGCGATCGACATGGGCTACACCCACGTCGACACGGCGAGAGCGTACGGAAACGAGAGTTACGTGGGCGAGGCCCTGCGCTGTTCGTCGGTGCCGCGCTCGGACGTCACCGTCGCGACGAAGGTTCACCCCGAGAACCTGGGCTACGACGACGTGTACGAGAGTGTCGACCGGAGTCTCTCCGAACTCGGGATCGGGACCATAGACCTACTGTACGTCCACTGGCCCGCGCTGACATACGACCCCGACGAGACCTGGGAAGCCTTCGACGACCTCTGGAAGGACGACCGCATTGAGGCGGCGGGCGTGAGCAACTTCACGCCGGACCTGGTCGACGAAGCGATGGAAATCGCCGAGGTACCGATCGTCGCCAACCAGGTCGAGATGCACCCGCTCTTCCAGCAACACGACCTCGTGGAACACGCTCAGGAACGGGGGATCTCGCTCGTCGCGTTCTCGCCCATCGCCCGCAGTCGGGTCTTTGAGTTCGACCAGTTGATCGACATTGCTGGGAGCCACGACGCCTCGGTGGCGCAGGTGAGTCTCGCCTGGCTCCACGCGATGGACGGCGTCGTGCCTATCCCAATGGCGGACATCGAGATACACCAGCGCGAGAACTATGAGTCGCTTGACCTGAAACTGGACGACGAGGAGATCGAGACGATCGAGTCGATGTCCCTCCAGCGCCGCATCGTCTCGCCGGAGTACGCTCCATGGCGCGAATAG
- a CDS encoding ABC transporter permease, with the protein MESYTAVNPNKPLLQQYVDYFANVFQFELGKSVWYGEPVASVIGKALPWTILLVGTSMLLIYLIGIVLGAAFAYIEGSSLDLGGSVFSTVLSATPNYVMAIVLIYFMGYSTGLFPTSGRVSQDIAPGLRIPYLLSALHHAALPIAALVITGFGNRAMSMRGNSIQELGKDYLRVARLRGLSSRRIAMRYVARNAILPMYTGFMVSIGFMFGASVIVEEIFTYRGIGFLLYKAADTRDDPLLMGCFIVITFAVVTGIYVADMTYGLIDPRADGGSN; encoded by the coding sequence ATGGAATCGTACACCGCCGTCAATCCGAACAAACCGCTCTTGCAGCAGTACGTCGACTACTTCGCTAACGTGTTTCAGTTCGAACTCGGGAAGTCTGTGTGGTACGGCGAACCGGTCGCATCGGTGATCGGGAAGGCGCTCCCATGGACGATCCTCCTCGTCGGGACATCGATGCTGCTCATCTACCTCATCGGGATCGTACTGGGTGCAGCCTTCGCGTACATCGAAGGCAGTTCGCTCGACCTCGGTGGGAGCGTGTTCTCGACGGTGCTGAGCGCGACTCCAAACTACGTCATGGCGATCGTACTGATCTACTTCATGGGGTATAGTACCGGGCTCTTTCCGACGAGTGGCCGGGTCAGCCAGGATATCGCGCCGGGGCTGCGGATCCCATATTTACTGAGCGCGCTCCACCACGCCGCGTTGCCAATCGCGGCACTCGTCATCACCGGGTTCGGCAACCGAGCGATGTCAATGCGCGGGAACAGCATCCAAGAACTCGGGAAGGACTATCTCAGGGTTGCTCGACTCCGGGGGCTGTCCTCGCGCCGCATCGCGATGCGGTACGTCGCACGCAACGCCATTCTCCCGATGTACACCGGATTCATGGTCTCGATCGGATTCATGTTCGGCGCGTCGGTCATCGTCGAGGAGATCTTCACCTACCGTGGGATCGGTTTTCTCCTGTACAAGGCCGCCGACACACGCGACGATCCGCTCCTGATGGGGTGTTTCATCGTGATCACGTTCGCCGTCGTCACCGGCATCTACGTCGCGGACATGACGTATGGACTCATTGACCCGCGGGCCGACGGAGGGTCGAACTGA
- a CDS encoding IclR family transcriptional regulator, giving the protein MEKKPKTKTLQSVETTFELIEYLRKTNGAGVSQIEQALGIPKSTAHVHLNTLEQSGYLVNNDGKYHVGLGFLELGESARNREQIYNLGRSEVEKLANETGELASMMIAEHGKGVYIHRSRGDQAILADTQAGQKVDIHCRAAGKAILAQLPEDEVVEIIETHGLPRKTDETIATRSDLFQELGEIRDQGIAFDDGEQLDGLRCVAAPVTASGAVAGALSVSGPKGRLRGERFEEWLPEIILSAANVIEINLSYS; this is encoded by the coding sequence ATGGAGAAAAAGCCGAAGACTAAGACGCTCCAGTCGGTGGAGACGACCTTCGAACTGATCGAGTACCTCCGAAAGACGAACGGCGCGGGCGTTTCGCAGATCGAACAGGCGCTCGGTATCCCGAAGAGCACCGCCCATGTCCACCTGAACACGCTCGAACAGAGCGGTTATCTCGTCAACAACGACGGAAAATACCATGTCGGCTTGGGGTTTCTCGAACTGGGGGAGAGCGCCCGCAATCGCGAGCAGATCTACAATCTCGGTCGCTCGGAGGTCGAAAAGCTCGCGAACGAGACCGGCGAACTCGCGAGTATGATGATCGCAGAGCACGGCAAGGGCGTGTACATCCACCGCTCGCGCGGGGACCAGGCCATCCTCGCCGACACCCAAGCCGGCCAGAAGGTCGACATCCACTGTCGCGCCGCCGGGAAAGCCATCCTTGCTCAATTGCCCGAAGACGAGGTGGTCGAGATAATCGAGACGCACGGCCTCCCACGGAAGACAGACGAGACGATTGCGACCCGAAGCGACCTGTTTCAGGAACTGGGCGAAATTCGTGACCAGGGCATCGCCTTCGACGACGGCGAGCAACTGGACGGCCTCCGATGCGTCGCCGCGCCCGTTACCGCCAGCGGCGCCGTCGCCGGCGCGCTTAGCGTATCCGGACCGAAAGGACGGCTCCGCGGCGAGCGGTTCGAGGAATGGCTCCCCGAGATCATTCTTAGCGCCGCGAACGTGATCGAAATAAATCTCTCGTACTCCTAA